attgaaaaaataaaaaaaaatgagtagcGTTCCTGAAAACGCACCTAATCGTAAGttacatataatttgattttattcataagCTATTTTGAATGTTCCTggaatattgaaataaactcatttatttCGTTCAGATTGCCCTGGTACTCAGAGCGAGGATGCAGGCAAAGCCTCGGCGTGTGCTGGATGTCCAAACCAGAACATCTGTGCATCAGGTATAGTAGAAAACATTACTGATATCACTGATATACGATCAggatttacttatttatttacaaagcacACCGATACCAGATAAAGGTTTCAATGCTACcacttgaaatataaataaaaactttgtaataaCATTGATAGCATAACAACATGacccttttaatattataaaattaatctccaTTTAAATATGGTCAAAGCTGTAAGTTATTattagtttacattttgtttttgacTAAATAGAATGTAGTTATAatctattcataaaataaaaataaaacaacattactTAACAAATTTTAAGGAGTGCCAGCTGGACCAGATCCTGCTCTTGAAATAATCAAAGAGCGCCTAGCCAATGTGAAACACAAAATCATAATTCTCTCCGGTAAAGGTGGGGTGGGTAAAAGTACTGTCACCTCACTTCTGGGACACGCGCTGGCCAAACTCAATCCTGATGCAAATGTAAGTCAATTTATCATCATTTCACAACAATCATGTTTATctcatttgataaaatattgttgttgctaaacaatatttttattgatatttcatcATTCATTGGTACCAATGTTAAAAATTCGTAAACACATCAACATACATGcaaaacaaaataagttattttgactatttcaaataaatcactGAATTTTTGGTAAGCTCATCTGGATGGGTACATCAATTGGCACTTATATTATGCCACCCAACaagaatactatttttttttaatttatttgagaaaaatCAAAGTACATTTCGGTAAACATGTCTAGCAGTGCAACGAAAACaataaatggtaaaatattatattaattcaatatttcaatattaaaaaaataagctaattttgatttaaattagtcTTTTACTCACATTACATATCCCATAGGTTACCTGTATTACTCTGTTCATACAAATACACGCTTACTATTGTGATCAGTAtagaacaattttttattaatcattgcCAACTTGTTAATGTCTCTTCGAATATTTTTGCACAATCATTCAAGTGTGTTCATGTTACATAATAtgtgatgtttttaataataaacaaacagttGACAATGGACTAAAATGAGATAAATAATTGTaccacaattatatattttaaaatactgatATATAACAGTCACAGtagtcttatataattataagcgAGCAAAGAAAACACAGCAATATCTTTTTCTCCTTTGATTATCAAttgatatttcgtttttttaacACCTCATAGGTTTTGACGACCCTTTATGTtatcaaaaattgtaaaactaaGGAGAATGAAAAATGTTCGAAATATGCCAGTTTTAATAAAGATTGTGGCTGAAATTCGACCAACTTGTGAACACtaagttatacaaaaaaaaaaagaaattttgtGTATTGTGTGAGACCTTaacaagaaaattttattttctttatattattaaaaaagaaacttataTTTGGAGTTAAtccttacttggtggtagggttttgttcaagcctgtctgggtaggttccactcactcatcatatatgtatactaccgccaaatagcaatacttagtattgatgtttttgggtttgaagggtgagtgagccagtgtaactacaggcacaagggatataacattttagttcccaaggtctgTCTCTCTaagggcgttggtgaccacctACATCAGGTAGCCTAATTTACCATTGCTCTAAcaacgaaattataatataatataacgataatttacgaaaaaataagATTACCTTTTTACGAGTGTATAAAACTTCAGATGTTACTTCTCGTTGATCATATATTgaaactgtatattttaaacCACTTCCAAGTGTAACaaaccaaaataattaattttattaaatttgtgaatcaaaaaaaatgtatataaaagtatatttatgtaccgAATGCGTATTTATGCACAGCTTTAGGGCAATGACTACAAGTGTACTGAACTACCAAGATAACTATATTCCTTAATTATGGATAAAAGATAACGTGAAAAGTAGAACTTTAGTAGAGtaattgtgtttaataaatagaaaCTGAAACTTTACCCTATTATATCTCGAACGCCGTTCATATGAGCTGCCGAATTCCATATCAATGCTTAAAAAATACGAGAGACGTGTATCGATTCCGAAGTCTGGTGGGAGATTTCGCAAGGCCTCGTCTCGTGGCGCGGCACCGCCTGGCACAGCCGCCTATATAGGTCACTACGATATAATACGTCGAATAAGGAATTCATTTTTCGACTTAAGTCTTAAAATCAATCAATGAATGGTTTCACCAGACATTTGGCTTATTATTACGAATGTTTTctacttacttttattatttaagttttcttttttttttttttttgaaaatataaataacatttccaATCTACAAGCAATCATTTACATAATCTCTAACAGATAAGGTCAATCAATGGATTTATCATctgtatattctatattaaacctgaaagcttaaaataaaacaatggagTACCATCAGCTCATTAGAGGTGTGTTTAAGTTTAGTTtgctttttaaatacttaatattgattgaataaaagaatactataatattagcGTACTACTACTAATACTAGCGTAGTCGGATGAATACAGTATTCTTCCGACTAcgctaatatttatgttaatacatGAGCTATGTAGACTGGAGCAAACTTTTTAACCAACAGACAGTAGGCGACGTATACTTATTGTAGGCAAACTAAAACTGGCGATCCAGATCAGCTTTGAAGATACAGGCCCATTAAATAAActcaattgttaaaataatatataatataataccattaaacaaaaataaaacaacaacaaatatatttagatggAACGGAGTAACGATACCCAATCCATCTAAATCAGCCAGTTAAAATTTATGGTAGAACAAACACATGAACACACTCCTTTTTTGGGCAGTCGTATCGTATCGGGCGGACCTCTGTGGagattaattgtatatttaaaaaaagaaaaatttaactaTTTCTGTATGAATTCCAAATCTATACGTGTTGGTGCCTAGCTGAACCTGCAGCATTAcagctttataaaataataaaataaaataatttatttttttattattatttattataaataattcgctTCTTGAAGGAAAGTTTTAGGTATGTAATAATCAGTAAAAACTTCAAGCGAACGAGAAGAATCAGCGCCAGTTTCGttcacttaaaaattaaagaatttctGTTTTATATCAAGAGTCCCAAACTAATGTAAAACTCAAATGTATGTAAAAGTATGAAAAAAGTTAGTAACGTTCTCTATGAGACCCTCTGCTGAGCTCAGGTTTTATATTAATGCTTTTGAAGAGGAGGTTCGCTTTATTCCACCATCATGCTGACACAAGTACATTTGAGGTCACTGTTATCCGGAATAATGTAGTTCAGTCATATATGTACGTTTACCGTATAATTATATTCGGATACATCCTaactattgttaaaataaagtaaaaataaactcaattgagtttatttttgtttgtaaagaaTTCAAGTCTTAACTACTCGACTGAACGTCACGAAATtttgcatatacatatgtacattgtCAGGAAGTCATACTAAACAGAAAACAACAAGAACCCTCTGTCTCAAACCGTGGCGAAACCGCTGTAGGAAGGTTGTGAATTTTAAACTCAACTAATACGTAACGTCATCAttactgttatttatataattataaatatagtataattgttattttgtagGTGGGTATACTAGACGCCGATATATGTGGGCCGAGCCAGCCGCGCGTGCTCGGCGTCAGCGGGGAACAAGTACACAACTCTGGTTCGGGCTGGTCTCCTGTCGTGAGTACAGTCCTGACAGTTACAGCTCCTGAgctaacaaactatttaatttacatattcctTGCTTTTCAATCGCTCTCGTACACTGTGCACTACAATtagttgattaatatatctttaattatacaaCACAAGTACacataactacttatatccgcATTCAATTTATTTCGAAAGTTCCGATGGCAACTTCCTTAACATTCAATGTCattagattattcaagatctcgaccaaagATATTTCGTCATTCaatgttaaaattgtttatttgccttGACTCTCTTTGGTCTGTAAAGGCTATTCTTCTtgtttaatagtattatattaataatataatgatcgATTAAATATGTCACAATCGAGTATTTAAGTATTTGAGCCACTGGAAACCAACTGACTATCAAAAGCTTTCCCAAGTTTTGTATGTAGAATGCCATATTCCGTTGCTGTACTAAAAAAACTGCGCTAATACTAAATGAGCAAAAAACTACCTAAGAGAACTTTTGGTAAAGTTTCGATATATTAAGATATCCTCAAAACGTTGTTAGTTCGACTGAAGAACACTGATTCATAAGAAGCCCGTCTTCAAAAAGCTGTACTTAAATATACAGGATGtctgtattattaatatcacgagattatataaaataatataatttattatatttgtatgtagcTTCCTTAATTAGCGCTgacatcttatattatttataatgtaatgaaaTTAGATAAAGGTCCATTCCCTCGCAGTTGAATGGCTTCGAGAGTATTCAATCTCGTCGCCTAACGTAACACAACAAACCAATctttaattgcttttaattaaaattatgaaacattaatttatatccaAATAGTGTTCAGTTTTTCTACAATATCATGTTGTTTGTTCGTGGCATTaaacaacttttattaattataccgtaatctgttataatattaaaaaactgaagagtttttttttaatattagaacgTTTGATAGTCAGTTTGTTTCCACAGTGTTTCTGGATGGTTAAATACTTGATTCATGATACATCTGTCACGAATAACCCATTACGAATATGTACTATTTATATACGGGGGCGAAAGCTGCGACCTTATCGTGGTGAAACTTCACcgagcaataaaaaataatataattattctgttaATATCAAACTTAATTTTCTGACAGTTCAGAAGTAAACAATACTaatcatttactttataaaactaCTTCTACTCTTGGACTTATCCAATCTCATTTCATCACGTTGCCTTTGATtaggtttttaaaaaattttatcacaatatttatttatatttcagtatGTAACTGATAATTTGTCTTTGATGTCAATCGGATTCCTATTGGCTAGTCCCGATGACGCCGTTATTTGGAGAGGGCCTAAGAAAAATGGTAAGCAGATGAACAATTTATCCATTTTACTGATGTGAATcaatataatgatttaattcgtgaaaataaaaacgttagtaagttgtttattttaaatatgtgcgtaggtaatatttaatgttaattattttgcaGGTATGATTAAGCAATTCCTAAGTGAAGTGGATTGGGGGGACTTGGATTACCTGTTAATCGATACACCGCCAGGTAAAGACACGTTTTTACTCTATAGTGACACACATACAAACATCgcgtacatacataatagtaacaatacgttaataataagtaattaggT
The DNA window shown above is from Vanessa tameamea isolate UH-Manoa-2023 chromosome 16, ilVanTame1 primary haplotype, whole genome shotgun sequence and carries:
- the LOC113403568 gene encoding cytosolic Fe-S cluster assembly factor Nubp1 homolog isoform X2; translation: MSSVPENAPNHCPGTQSEDAGKASACAGCPNQNICASGVPAGPDPALEIIKERLANVKHKIIILSGKGGVGKSTVTSLLGHALAKLNPDANVGILDADICGPSQPRVLGVSGEQVHNSGSGWSPVYVTDNLSLMSIGFLLASPDDAVIWRGPKKNGMIKQFLSEVDWGDLDYLLIDTPPGTSDEHLSVIQYLSAAGVSGAVVVTTPQEVALLDVRKEIQFCQKVGLPVLGVVENMSLFVCPNCQARSEIFPATTGGARALCAALGARLLGALPLDPLLARCCDSGADFVAELPHSPAVLALRAIVAEIVASCDRPKSS
- the LOC113403568 gene encoding cytosolic Fe-S cluster assembly factor Nubp1 homolog isoform X1, which produces MSSVPENAPNHCPGTQSEDAGKASACAGCPNQNICASGVPAGPDPALEIIKERLANVKHKIIILSGKGGVGKSTVTSLLGHALAKLNPDANVGILDADICGPSQPRVLGVSGEQVHNSGSGWSPVYVTDNLSLMSIGFLLASPDDAVIWRGPKKNGMIKQFLSEVDWGDLDYLLIDTPPGTSDEHLSVIQYLSAAGVSGAVVVTTPQEVALLDVRKEIQFCQKVGLPVLGVVENMSLFVCPNCQARSEIFPATTGGARALCAALGARLLGALPLDPLLARCCDSGADFVAELPHSPAVLALRAIVAGTRLRNIARPPRVFYTLPV